The Flavobacterium sp. M31R6 nucleotide sequence AGTGGAATTGGTATCAACTGGGGGATTTACTTTCTGGAAGAGCCGGAAAAACTTTTAGGAATCATTGGTTATTACCGAATGAAACCGGAACATTACAGAGCTGAAGTAGGCTATATGCTATTTCCGGAATACAATGGAAAAGGAATCGTATCGGAAGCATTACAAAGGGTCGTGGAATATGGTTTTAAGGATATGAAACTGCATTCCATAGAAGCTGTTTTGGATCCTGAAAATAAAGGATCCGAAAAGGTTTTAATAAAAAATGGCTTTGTAAAAGAAGCGCACCTGATTGAAAATGAATATTACGAAGGTCGTTTTCTTGATTCGATGATCTACTCACTTTTGAATAAATAATTTTAAATGTCTGATAAAGTATAATTGCTTTAATTTAAAAAAATGAAAATCAAGAAAGCAAGTATAAATGACAATGAAATTTTGACAGAAATAACAAAAAAGTCAAAAGCATATTGGGGATATTCTGAAGAGCAAATTTTAAAGTGGAATAACAACCTGACCATTTCCGCAGCCTATATTGAAACCAATTGTGTCTTCACATTGGTAAATGACAATAAAATAATTGGTTATTATTCTTATATCATAAAAGAGGAAAAGAATGTAATACTTGACAACTTATTTATTTTACCAGAATATATTGGAAAAGGATTTGGGAAATACTTGATGACCGATTTTTTAGATCGAATGAAAAATGAGGGATTTGAAAAGATAACTCTAGATTCTGAACCAAATGCAGAAAATTTTTATCTAAAAATTGGATTCAAAAAAATTGGCGAATTCGAAACTTCAATAAAAAACAGGTTTATGCCAATTATGGAAATGAGTCTTTAAAATAACAGCTACATTCCAAAATAAACAGTATTTAATTTTAAACATATAAGTCATGTAAGTTTGAAATAGTTAGTGCGTCAAATTAGAAATAAAAAGTGAATATAAGTTAAAATTATTCTTTGTAAGGAAGTGATTTTACTTAAATGAACTATTGATTTTACTCGATTTTATTCAAATTAAAACTTATATGACTTATATGTTTAAAGAATCAAAATTAGCCAAAATGGATTTAGACAACCAAAAAGAATATTGGAACGAAGTCGCACAAATTAAAACTTTCACCCATCCGATAGACCTAGAATTAATAAATCATTTTTTAACCAAACAAAGCAAAATTGTTGACTTTGGGTGTGGATATGGAAGAATTGTAAAAGAATTGACGAATTTCGGTTTTGAAAATGTTTCAGGGTTTGACACTTCCAAAGAATTAATTGCCAGAGGAATATCCGAAAATAATCTTTCTCTTCACCATATTGAAAATCCGACTGATCTGAAACTTAAAGATAATTCTGTTGACTGCATCATTCTTTTTGCTGTTTTAACTTGCATACCTTCCAATGCAGGACAAAGTAGTTTGATAAATTTACTATTGTCTAAACTTAGAAAAGGTGGCATAATCTACATAAGCGATTACTATATACAAGAAAAATCAGTTGAAGTTGAACGCTATGAATATTTAAATGGAGACGAAAACAATTATGGTGTTTTCAAACTTCCTGAAGGAGCCACGTTTCGTCATCACACAAAAGAGTGGATTAAAATATTGACCAAAGATTTTGAAACTTTAATAGAAAAGCCTCTAATTGTAAAAACAATGAATGGTAATATTGCTAATGGATTTCAATTAATAGGTAGAAAATAATTACTCGTTACAATACACTAATCTTTCTTATGAAAACCAATCCCCTAGCCCAGATGGAAACGGCATCCTGTTGTCCCAGGGTTTGGGACAACAGATATAGTGGACAGCTGGAAATAGCTTCTAATTATTTGGATTGTATTTTCGGAATGGTTTTTAGATACAGTTCCTCGACTTGTTTTCTGGCCCAATCTGTTTTTCGCAAAAAGGTGAGGCTTGATTTCACACTCGGATTTTCATTGAACGATTTTATTTTAATCAATTCTCCCAAGGTATCAAATCCATAATATTCCACTAGTGTTTCCACTATTTTTTGAAGTGTGACTCCGTGAAGCGGATCTTTTGACTGTTGTTTTTCCATGATGCAAATTTATAGCATTTTCCTAAAAACAATTGTTCTTTCATTAATTAGTTCCTAAATTTGCCCAACTATGCAAAAAACTGTCAACATACTCAATAAAAGAGCCCGTTTCGATTATGAAATCCTTGAGACCTATACCGCTGGTATTGTTTTGGCCGGAACCGAGATTAAATCCATTCGATTAGGAAAAGCAAATATTACCGAAAGTTTCTGTGAATTTAGTGGTAATGAACTTTTTGCCATCAATACTTATATAGAAGAATATACTTTTGGGAATCAATTTAACCATAAAGCTCGCAGTGAGCGAAAACTGCTTTTGAACAAAAGAGAATTAAAAGGGCTGGCTCGTAGTGTCCAAGCCAAAGGTCTTACAATTGTTCCATTGAAACTGTTTACTAACGAAAAAGGCTTAGCCAAACTACAAATCGGACTTTGCAGAGGTAAAAAAACATACGACAAAAGAGAATCACTTAAGGAACAAGACACTAAAAGAGACTTAGACAGAATAAAAAAAGCATATTAGAGCAATTCGGATTAAAATTTAACCTCTTTTCATAGTTTTTATTTTCAAATTATAATTACTTTTACTTACATTATAACGAAAAACAAACAAACTATGAAAAAATTATTTATCACTTTAATCAGTGTATGCTTAGCAAGTTGCGGAAGTAATACATCAATTGTATCCAGTTGGAGAGATCCTAATGCGACACTTGCTAAAGAACAATTCAAAAAAGTATTGGTAGTTGCATTAGCAAAAGACGAAAGCACTAGAAGGTCTACAGAAAATAGAATTGCTTCCATAAACCCATCGGTATTAAACCCCTCTTATAATTATTTAAATCAGCAAAATTTAAACCTTACTCAAGAACAGAAAATAAGCATTGTTCAATCTGAAGGTTTTGACGGAGCTATTACTATGCGTTTCATTAAAGCTGATAAAGAAACACAATATGTTCCTGGAACAACAAACTACTATAGCGGTATGGGATATCCTGGTATGGGATATGGCTATGTAGGTGGTTACGGCATGGGCTATGGTGCAGGATTTGGTGGATGGTATGGTGCTTATGCTCCAGCTTATTACTCCCCTGGATACTATCAAGAAAACACTTATTACTATATCGAAACCAATATTTTCGACTTGAAAAACAATAAATTAGTTTGGAGTGCCACTACAAAATCACTTGATGTATCTGATGTAAACACTACCGTTGATGAAATCATGGAAGCTTGCGTGCAACAAATGAGAGCTGATGGTTATATGGCTCCTAAATCAAAATAAAAAATAGTTCTTTTTCCTAAAAAGGATTCAAACAAAAAAGCAACACTGAAAATTTAGTGTTGCTTTTTTTATATGATACAGTTTTTTTAATTTTTATCTTCTAACAAAGGAACAAAACGAAACTCTCCAAATTCGTGTTTTTCAAATTGCGTTTCATTGATTCGAATTAACAGTGTCATAATTTGAATATCCTCTCCCAACGGAATAACAAGCCTTCCTCCTATTTTGAGTTGAGCCATTAGCGGTTGTGGGATAATAGGTGCACCCGCAGTAACAATGATACTGTCAAAAGGAGCATGATTAGGTAGCCCTTTATAACCATCTCCAAAAGAAAGATGTTTGGGACGTATTCCTAGTTTAGGCAATAAAGCTGATGTTTGTTTGAACAATTCATTTTGTCTTTCTATGCTAAATACCTGAGCACCCACCAAACACAAAACGGCCGTTTGATAACCGGAACCTGTACCAATTTCCAAAACTTTATGTCCTTTTTTTATTTCTAATAACTGAGTTTGAAAAGCAACTGTATAAGGTTGGGAAATAGTCTGACCTGCAGCAATAGGAAAAGCCTTATCCTGATAGGCATAATCTTCAAAACTTGAATTTAAAAATAAATGACGCGGGATTTTTTTAATAGCTTCCAAGACATTCTTATCAATAATACCCTTTTTCTGCAAAACGGTTACTAATTGATTTCGAAGTCCTTGATGCTTGGCTGTATCTTTCAAAATTTAAGGTTTTATTATAGAACAAAAATAGAAAACTAAATCAATTTCCAATCCAAAATAAAACCTAATTCACATTCTAAATAATAATACATATCAGCTGAATTTAGTATTTTTATAAATTGGAATTTCTTAATTTATTACTATTTTTGTGGAAACAACTTTATTATGCTGAAAATTGGAGTATTGGGTGCTGGGCATCTAGGTAAAATACATTTGCGTTTATTACAACAATCTGAGAAGTATGAATTAGTCGGTTTTTATGACCCCAATCAAGAAAACGCTGAAAAAATAAGCAAAGAATTTGGATATAAAAATTTCAGTACTATAGCAACATTAATTCACGCAGTTGATGTTATTGATATTGTCACCCCTACACTTTCCCATTATAAATGTGCCAAGGTAGCCATCAAATCGGGTAAACACGTTTTTATAGAAAAACCCATTTCCAATACGGTTGAAGAAGCCGAAGAAATCATTGCCCTTGCCAAAGAATATAATGTAAAAGGACAAGTTGGGCATGTTGAGAGGTTCAATCCAGCATTTATTGCAACCAAGAATATGATTGAAAACCCAATGTTTATCGAAACACACCGATTGGCTGAATTCAATCCTCGTGGAACTGATGTTCCTGTCGTTTTGGATTTAATGATACACGATATTGACGCCATCTTGAGTGTAGTTCAATCAAAAGTAAAAAACATAAATGCCAGTGGAGTTTCTGTAATAAGTGACACTCCGGATATTGCCAATGCCAGAATTGAATTCGAAAATGGCTGTGTAGCCAATTTAACTGCGAGCCGAATTTCAATGAAAAACATGCGTAAATCTCGCTTTTTTCAAAAAGACGCCTATATCTCAGTTGATTTTCTGGAAAAAAGATGTGAAGTGGTAAAAATGAAAGATGCTCCAGAAGTTCCTGGTGATTTTGATATGATTTTACAAAATGCCGAGGGAGTAAAAAAACAAATTTATTTCTCAAATCCTGATGTAGAACAAAACAACGCGATACTTGACGAATTGGAATCATTTGCTGATGCTATCAATAACGATACTACAACAGTAGTTACTTTGGAACAAGCTACAGAAGCTTTGAGAGTTGCCTATCAAATTATAGATTGTTTTAAAAAATAGAAACTAAAAAAATACACATTGAAAGTTTAAAGTTTAAAGTCAATCACTGGTCTTTAAATTTTAAACTTTTTTAACTTTTAAATAGAAAAAAAATGAAAATTATAGCTGTAATCGGAGCAGGAACCATGGGTAACGGAATAGCTCATACTTTTGCACAAAGCGGTTTCACCGTAAAATTAATTGATGTTTCCGAAAAATCATTGGATAAAGGAATGGCAACAATAGCGGCCAACCTAGATAGAATGGTTTCAAAAGGAACTATAACCGAAGATGATAAAGCCAAAACAATTACCAATATTATTACATATACAGACATTAAAGACGGTGTTGTTGGAGTTGATTTGGTAGTAGAAGCTGCTACCGAAAACGTAGAATTAAAACTGAACATTTTCAAGCAATTAAACGAAGCGTGTTCACACAACACGATTTTGGCAACCAATACTTCTTCAATTTCCATTACGCAAATTGGAGCCGTTGTGGCACACCCTGAACGTGTAATAGGAATGCACTTTATGAATCCGGTGCCAATTATGAAATTGGTAGAAATCATTCGTGGTTACAACACAAGTGACGAGGTGACGAACATCATCATGAAGCTATCCGAAAAACTTGGCAAAGTTCCCGTAGAAGTGAACGATTATCCGGGCTTTGTTGCCAATAGAATTTTGATGCCAATGATTAATGAGGCAATCGAAACTTTATACAACAAAGTTGCAGGTGTTTATGAAATTGACACCGTTATGAAACTGGGAATGGGACATCCGATGGGACCTTTACAACTAGCCGATTTCATTGGTCTTGATGTATGTCTTGCCATCTTAAATGTAATGTACGACGGTTTCAAAAATCCAAAATATGCTCCTTGTCCGTTATTGGTAAATATGGTGAGAGCAGGAAAATTAGGAGTGAAATCAGGTGAAGGTTTTTATGACTATAGCGAAAGTAAAAAAGCTGAAAAGATTTCGAGACAGTTTGTTTAATCTCTTTATTTTAATTTTGCTCTGCAAATGGAAGAATGTCGTTTTTGCCAGATAATTAAAGGTGACCGAATAAATGAGGAAATCATTTATGAGGATAACGACTTTATCATTCTGACTGATAAATATAGAAAAACAGCAGTTGGGTCAATTTGTTTATTAATACCTAAAAAGCATTTAAAAAACATATTAGAACTTACTGATGAGCATTCTGCAAGATTAGTTCCTATATTAAATCTGGTAAGTAAAGCGATGCAAAGTGCTTTTAAAAATAAAGGTCTCAGAATTTGGACTGCTGTAAATAAAGAAGCAGGACAATCAGTCTTTCATTGTCATATTCATATTGTACCTTGTGATTCATTAAAAGACAGAATAATAGCTAGCTTTCCTGGTGTTTATGATTTAAAAAGACGATTTTTAAAATTTGGAAATAATGAATTAAGGGTAAATGAAAATTTTCAACTTGCTGAAAAATTAAGAACTGAAATTAAACTAACATAGATGAGCATTCAATCTAATTTGCAAAATATAAAATCGACTCTTCCGGAGCTTGTTACTTTAGTAGCTGTCTCCAAAACCAAACCCGTTTCTGATTTGATGGAAGCCTATAATGCTGGTCAACGCGTTTTTGGCGAAAACAAAATTCAGGAAATGGTCGATAAATGGGAACAGATGCCCAAAGATATCGAATGGCATATGATTGGACATGTACAGACTAATAAGGTCAAATTTATGGCTCCTTTCGTGAGCTTGATTCATGGAGTGGACAGTTTAAAATTATTGGAAGAAATTGACAAACAGGCTCTAAAAAACAATCGCATTATTGATTGTTTGCTCCAAATATACATCGCCGAAGAAGAATCAAAATTCGGACTAGACGAAGAAGAACTAACAACGCTCCTAGCCTCACCAACTTTTAAAGAGATGAAAAACATCCGAATTGTTGGTTTAATGGGAATGGCAACTTTTACAGATAATCAAAACCAAATCAAAAAAGAATTTACGCATTTGAAATCTATTTTTGATCAATCCACAATCCACAATTCACAATTCACAATTCTTTCAATGGGAATGTCCGGTGATTACCAATTGGCCATTTCATGTGGAAGCACAATGGTTCGGATTGGAAGTAGTATCTTTGGAGGACGATAAAATTATACAATGGCAAAAATCAATGGCAATAGCAAAAATCAATTTTAAAAAATGAATATCAATAAACCAAAATTTCCTAAAATATTCAATTTTGAAGACCGATTAGTAAGATTTGCTGGAGAGTGCATTATTTTTAGTCGTAAATTAGAAAAAACATTTGAACATGATTACTATAAAAATCAACTCATTAGATCATCAGGCAGTTCTTCCTTAAATTATGGTGAAGCTCAAGGTACGATTACTGACAAAGATTTTATTTTTAAAATTTCATTAAGTATAAAAGAACTTAAAGAATCTAGAAATTCATTAAAAATTCTTGATTATATAAAGGCTGGAATTGAAGATGAAAGAAATGATTTATTAACTGAAGTTGAAGAATTAATAGCTATTTCTTCAAAAATGATGAATAATAAGAGAATGTAAAATCAATTAAAAAATTTAAGATTGATTTTTGATATTGTAATTGATTTTTGATATTTAACATGTACGCAATACTCGACATAGAAACCACAGGAGGACAATTCAACGAAGAAGGGATAACGGAGATTGCTATCTATAAATTTGATGGACATGAAATCGTAGACCAGTTCATCAGTTTAATCAATCCAGAAATTCCCATTCAGCCGTTTGTGGTCAAACTCACCGGTATAAACAACGAAATGCTTCGTAGTGCTCCAAAGTTTTTTGAAGTGGCCAAACGCATTATTGAAATGACAAACGACTGCGTACTTGTTGCACACAATGCCTCTTTTGACTATCGAATTCTACGTACCGAATTTCGTCGTCTCGGGTATGATTTCAACATTAAAACCCTTTGTACCGTAGAATTATCCCAACGTCTATTACCGGAACAGCCCTCACATAGCTTAGGCAAACTGGTACGTGCACTAGGAATTCCTATGGCCGACAGACACAGGGCTAGCGGTGATGCCATGGCGACAGTTAAACTTTTCAAGATGCTTTTGGACAAAGATTTGGAAAAAACAATCACAAAAGAGTTGATCAAATTTGAAGTTATCAAAGGAGTATCTCCAAAATTACTGGATATTATCGAAAGCCTACCTTCCAAAACCGGAATTTACTACATTCATCGCGAAGATGGCAGTATTATATTTATTGGACAAAGCAAAAACATCAAAAAAAGAGTCAATCAGCATTTTACAGGTATAACCAAAAGTTCCAAGAAAATCCAAGCAGAAGTATTCACAGTTACTTTTGAGGAAACTGGAAGTGAATTGATTGCATTATTAAAAGAATCCGAGGAAATAAAGAAAAATAGTCCCATATATAACCGAATGGCTCGCAAGAATACTTTCTCATGGGCTATTTATGCTGAAAAAGATCCAAATGGATATTTGAATTTAAAACTTCAAAAAGCCGACGGCCGTAAAAAAGAAATAACGGCATTTGCCAACCAACAGGAAGGAAAAAACGCTCTCAATCGCATTACAGAAAGCTATCAACTGTGCCCAAAACTTACCGGTCTTTCCAATTCAAAAACTCCTTGCACCCAACATGAAAACAATCAATGTGATGGCGCTTGTATCGGACAAATAACATCTGAAGAATACAATTCAAGAGTTCAGGTTTTTATCGACAAAAACCTTTTCGACAACAAAAACATGATTATCATTGACAGAGGAAGAAAAACAGGTGAACACAGTGCAATATTAATAGAAAAAGGAATTTGCAAAGGATACGCATTTTATGATTTAAATTATCAAATCATAAACCCCGAAATCCTAAAAAACATCCTGGTCCCAATACCAAATAACAGAAACACCCGAACTTACATTCAAGGTTATTTAAGAAAACATAGAGTAATGAAAATTATTAATTTTTAATAATCATAATTGGAAAAAGTAAAGTCAAAATATGGTGTTTTCAGACAAAAAACTCAAATTATAATCTACGGAACAAACACAAGAGCTGGTAGATTATTTGATTTGATTCTTTTAGGAGTTATTCTATTGAGTGTCTTTTTAGTAATGATGGAAACAGTAGAAGGTTTTGATGCAAAATACCACAATCAACTTGTTTTATTTGAATGGGTCATTACCATTTTTTTCACTCTTGAATACATCTTACGAATAATTTCAATTAACAAACCTATAAGATACATATTCAGTTTTTACGGCCTAATAGATTTAATTGCGACATTACCAATGTATTTATCTCTATTTTTCCCTGGAACAAGAATATTGTCAGTAATTCGGGCATTGCGATTATTACGGTTATTCAAAATCCTCAATCACCCCAAATTTACAAGCCAATCCTTACACATGAAAGAGGCTCTCAATGCCAGTAGAGGAAAAATTATAGTCTTTATTTATTTTGTACTTATCAGCACCATTATAATTGGATCAATCATGTACATTGTAGAAAGCAAAGAAAGTGGTTTTACAAGTATTCCCATGAGTATTTACTGGACTATTGTAACCTTAACAACCGTTGGCTATGGTGACATTTCCCCTCAAACTCCCCTAGGTCAATTTTTAGCCGCATTGGTTATGATACTAGGATATGGAATCATTGCCGTTCCTACCGGAATTGTAACTGCCGAATTTGCAAAAAGAAATACCAATCAAGAAACAGACTTAGACACGATTAAAACTGCTTGTTCATCATGTGGCACATTCACTCTAAATAAAGAAGCTAAATTTTGCTACAGTTGCGGAAACAAATTAAACAATAATAATTAGGAGCTAATCCAGCTGTACACTACAACTCCTCATTATTCCAGCAGTTTTTCTAAGGAATAAAAGGAGCTTCTTTCAGTCGCTCTTTTATACCAAGAAAAACAAACTGGAATAACTCCGGGGTTTTCGTTACCATCTGGGCTATCAAAAAAAATATGAAATACTTAATTACCATCGTCGGACCAACAGCCATAGGAAAAACAGCCTTAAGCATAGACCTGGCCAAACACTATAATTGTCAAATTATTTCCTGCGACAGCCGACAGTTTTTCAAAGAAATGACTATTGGAACAGCTGTGCCCAATCCAGGAGAATTGGCATTAGCAACACACCATTTCATTCAAAACAAATCCATTTTTGATAATTACACTGTAGGTGATTTTGAAAAAGAAGCACTATTAAAAATAGAAGAATTATTCCAAAACAATGATTACGTAGTGCTTGTTGGCGGTTCTGGATTATATGTAGATGCCATTTTAAAAGGGTTTGATGAATTTCCAACCATAGATTCCTCCATTCGGGAAAACGTGAATTTAAGTTATGAAAATCAAGGAATTGAATATTTACAAAAACAATTAGAAACTCTTGATCCAATCTATTTTCAAAAAATAACTTCCGAAAACCCACAAACCTTGCAAAACCCGCAACGTATGATGCG carries:
- a CDS encoding GNAT family N-acetyltransferase, with amino-acid sequence MLDINFSPFPNLETKRLSLRQVKANDADAILSLRSNDEVMKYIPRPYLKTKEDALELIVMFDDKIESGIGINWGIYFLEEPEKLLGIIGYYRMKPEHYRAEVGYMLFPEYNGKGIVSEALQRVVEYGFKDMKLHSIEAVLDPENKGSEKVLIKNGFVKEAHLIENEYYEGRFLDSMIYSLLNK
- a CDS encoding GNAT family N-acetyltransferase; protein product: MKIKKASINDNEILTEITKKSKAYWGYSEEQILKWNNNLTISAAYIETNCVFTLVNDNKIIGYYSYIIKEEKNVILDNLFILPEYIGKGFGKYLMTDFLDRMKNEGFEKITLDSEPNAENFYLKIGFKKIGEFETSIKNRFMPIMEMSL
- a CDS encoding bifunctional 2-polyprenyl-6-hydroxyphenol methylase/3-demethylubiquinol 3-O-methyltransferase UbiG — translated: MFKESKLAKMDLDNQKEYWNEVAQIKTFTHPIDLELINHFLTKQSKIVDFGCGYGRIVKELTNFGFENVSGFDTSKELIARGISENNLSLHHIENPTDLKLKDNSVDCIILFAVLTCIPSNAGQSSLINLLLSKLRKGGIIYISDYYIQEKSVEVERYEYLNGDENNYGVFKLPEGATFRHHTKEWIKILTKDFETLIEKPLIVKTMNGNIANGFQLIGRK
- a CDS encoding VF530 family DNA-binding protein, with the translated sequence MEKQQSKDPLHGVTLQKIVETLVEYYGFDTLGELIKIKSFNENPSVKSSLTFLRKTDWARKQVEELYLKTIPKIQSK
- the smpB gene encoding SsrA-binding protein SmpB, which produces MQKTVNILNKRARFDYEILETYTAGIVLAGTEIKSIRLGKANITESFCEFSGNELFAINTYIEEYTFGNQFNHKARSERKLLLNKRELKGLARSVQAKGLTIVPLKLFTNEKGLAKLQIGLCRGKKTYDKRESLKEQDTKRDLDRIKKAY
- a CDS encoding protein-L-isoaspartate(D-aspartate) O-methyltransferase; its protein translation is MKDTAKHQGLRNQLVTVLQKKGIIDKNVLEAIKKIPRHLFLNSSFEDYAYQDKAFPIAAGQTISQPYTVAFQTQLLEIKKGHKVLEIGTGSGYQTAVLCLVGAQVFSIERQNELFKQTSALLPKLGIRPKHLSFGDGYKGLPNHAPFDSIIVTAGAPIIPQPLMAQLKIGGRLVIPLGEDIQIMTLLIRINETQFEKHEFGEFRFVPLLEDKN
- a CDS encoding Gfo/Idh/MocA family protein → MLKIGVLGAGHLGKIHLRLLQQSEKYELVGFYDPNQENAEKISKEFGYKNFSTIATLIHAVDVIDIVTPTLSHYKCAKVAIKSGKHVFIEKPISNTVEEAEEIIALAKEYNVKGQVGHVERFNPAFIATKNMIENPMFIETHRLAEFNPRGTDVPVVLDLMIHDIDAILSVVQSKVKNINASGVSVISDTPDIANARIEFENGCVANLTASRISMKNMRKSRFFQKDAYISVDFLEKRCEVVKMKDAPEVPGDFDMILQNAEGVKKQIYFSNPDVEQNNAILDELESFADAINNDTTTVVTLEQATEALRVAYQIIDCFKK
- a CDS encoding 3-hydroxyacyl-CoA dehydrogenase family protein, producing the protein MKIIAVIGAGTMGNGIAHTFAQSGFTVKLIDVSEKSLDKGMATIAANLDRMVSKGTITEDDKAKTITNIITYTDIKDGVVGVDLVVEAATENVELKLNIFKQLNEACSHNTILATNTSSISITQIGAVVAHPERVIGMHFMNPVPIMKLVEIIRGYNTSDEVTNIIMKLSEKLGKVPVEVNDYPGFVANRILMPMINEAIETLYNKVAGVYEIDTVMKLGMGHPMGPLQLADFIGLDVCLAILNVMYDGFKNPKYAPCPLLVNMVRAGKLGVKSGEGFYDYSESKKAEKISRQFV
- a CDS encoding HIT family protein, which translates into the protein MEECRFCQIIKGDRINEEIIYEDNDFIILTDKYRKTAVGSICLLIPKKHLKNILELTDEHSARLVPILNLVSKAMQSAFKNKGLRIWTAVNKEAGQSVFHCHIHIVPCDSLKDRIIASFPGVYDLKRRFLKFGNNELRVNENFQLAEKLRTEIKLT
- a CDS encoding YggS family pyridoxal phosphate-dependent enzyme, which encodes MSIQSNLQNIKSTLPELVTLVAVSKTKPVSDLMEAYNAGQRVFGENKIQEMVDKWEQMPKDIEWHMIGHVQTNKVKFMAPFVSLIHGVDSLKLLEEIDKQALKNNRIIDCLLQIYIAEEESKFGLDEEELTTLLASPTFKEMKNIRIVGLMGMATFTDNQNQIKKEFTHLKSIFDQSTIHNSQFTILSMGMSGDYQLAISCGSTMVRIGSSIFGGR
- a CDS encoding four helix bundle protein, yielding MNINKPKFPKIFNFEDRLVRFAGECIIFSRKLEKTFEHDYYKNQLIRSSGSSSLNYGEAQGTITDKDFIFKISLSIKELKESRNSLKILDYIKAGIEDERNDLLTEVEELIAISSKMMNNKRM
- a CDS encoding exonuclease domain-containing protein — encoded protein: MYAILDIETTGGQFNEEGITEIAIYKFDGHEIVDQFISLINPEIPIQPFVVKLTGINNEMLRSAPKFFEVAKRIIEMTNDCVLVAHNASFDYRILRTEFRRLGYDFNIKTLCTVELSQRLLPEQPSHSLGKLVRALGIPMADRHRASGDAMATVKLFKMLLDKDLEKTITKELIKFEVIKGVSPKLLDIIESLPSKTGIYYIHREDGSIIFIGQSKNIKKRVNQHFTGITKSSKKIQAEVFTVTFEETGSELIALLKESEEIKKNSPIYNRMARKNTFSWAIYAEKDPNGYLNLKLQKADGRKKEITAFANQQEGKNALNRITESYQLCPKLTGLSNSKTPCTQHENNQCDGACIGQITSEEYNSRVQVFIDKNLFDNKNMIIIDRGRKTGEHSAILIEKGICKGYAFYDLNYQIINPEILKNILVPIPNNRNTRTYIQGYLRKHRVMKIINF
- a CDS encoding ion transporter — protein: MEKVKSKYGVFRQKTQIIIYGTNTRAGRLFDLILLGVILLSVFLVMMETVEGFDAKYHNQLVLFEWVITIFFTLEYILRIISINKPIRYIFSFYGLIDLIATLPMYLSLFFPGTRILSVIRALRLLRLFKILNHPKFTSQSLHMKEALNASRGKIIVFIYFVLISTIIIGSIMYIVESKESGFTSIPMSIYWTIVTLTTVGYGDISPQTPLGQFLAALVMILGYGIIAVPTGIVTAEFAKRNTNQETDLDTIKTACSSCGTFTLNKEAKFCYSCGNKLNNNN
- the miaA gene encoding tRNA (adenosine(37)-N6)-dimethylallyltransferase MiaA; this translates as MKYLITIVGPTAIGKTALSIDLAKHYNCQIISCDSRQFFKEMTIGTAVPNPGELALATHHFIQNKSIFDNYTVGDFEKEALLKIEELFQNNDYVVLVGGSGLYVDAILKGFDEFPTIDSSIRENVNLSYENQGIEYLQKQLETLDPIYFQKITSENPQTLQNPQRMMRFVEVCLGTEKPYSSFLNQKKNNRNFMPIIIGLEADRNVIYERINQRVDIMLNQGLLAEAQALYEHKELNALQTVGYRELFSYFDGEFTLPFAIEEIKKNTRRFSKRQLTWFKRKENTKWFDYLTERKEIIEYIDNQTKI